One part of the Moraxella sp. FZFQ2102 genome encodes these proteins:
- the tsaB gene encoding tRNA (adenosine(37)-N6)-threonylcarbamoyltransferase complex dimerization subunit type 1 TsaB — MAILMAFDTVFEQCSVAIVQDDTVLYHKTIAGNRGQTEIILEMVDEALMQTNLSLAQIDCLAFNRGPGAFSGIRINTAVVQALSVASDTPCVGVSSLAALADTACQNETFADNTVLSAVMDARQNQVYQGRFVIKHGALSTDADGKIIGDESLLDYDSPLIADVIVGDGASLVQHDNAKIVQVHPTAVDIARLGMTAYQQGQAVSADNALPVYLRDNAWKTLAEQGKA, encoded by the coding sequence ATGGCAATTTTGATGGCATTTGATACGGTGTTTGAGCAGTGCTCGGTGGCAATCGTGCAAGATGACACGGTGCTGTACCACAAGACCATCGCGGGCAATCGTGGGCAGACTGAGATTATCCTTGAGATGGTGGATGAAGCACTTATGCAGACAAATCTGTCATTAGCACAGATAGACTGTCTTGCGTTCAATCGTGGGCCAGGCGCGTTTAGTGGTATTCGTATTAATACAGCGGTGGTGCAGGCGTTGTCGGTGGCTAGCGATACGCCATGTGTGGGTGTATCAAGCTTGGCCGCTCTTGCTGATACTGCTTGCCAAAACGAAACTTTTGCTGATAATACCGTGCTATCGGCAGTGATGGATGCACGCCAAAACCAAGTCTATCAGGGGCGATTTGTCATCAAACATGGTGCATTGAGCACTGATGCTGACGGTAAGATTATCGGTGATGAAAGCTTGCTTGATTATGATAGTCCGTTAATCGCTGATGTCATCGTCGGTGATGGTGCATCGCTTGTACAGCATGATAATGCCAAAATAGTGCAAGTACATCCGACGGCGGTTGATATCGCACGGCTTGGCATGACGGCGTATCAACAAGGGCAGGCGGTGAGTGCCGACAATGCATTGCCTGTGTATCTGCGAGATAATGCGTGGAAAACGCTGGCTGAACAAGGCAAAGCTTAA
- the ffh gene encoding signal recognition particle protein — protein sequence MFDTLTERLSGSLRNIAGTGQLTEDNIKDTLREVRMALLEADVALPVARDFVAKVKEQALGQDVLKELAPGQAFVKIVYDELTEMMGSANQTLEMTGKPPMVYLLAGLQGAGKTTTAGKLAKFLQEKQNKKVMLVSADVYRPAAIKQLEQVAGQVKASFVPSSSDEKPIDIAHRAINEAKLQYQDILIIDTAGRLHIDDEMMDEIKELAAAVNPVETLFVVDAMTGQDAANTAKAFNDALPLTGVILTKTDGDARGGAALSVRAITGKPIKFLGRGEKLDALELFHPERIAQRILGMGDVLSLVEEVEQKLDREKAEKMAKKMQKGGEFDLEDLLTQFQQMRNLGGMAGFLDKMPGLGGADIQKAMAEAKPEEKIKEMEALIHSMTPFERQNPDRITPSRKRRIAAGSGRQIQDVNRLLKQHKQMAKMMKMISRPDGIGKMMKAVQGLTRGMSGGGPLFGNKGGDASAAPSMAEMQKSMQDLGLNPNDMPSMEEMQKKMQELGGQLPPQFKKRF from the coding sequence ATGTTTGATACCTTAACAGAACGACTTTCGGGCAGTCTGCGTAATATCGCAGGCACAGGTCAGCTGACCGAAGATAACATCAAAGACACACTGCGCGAAGTGCGTATGGCGCTACTAGAAGCGGATGTGGCACTGCCTGTGGCGCGAGATTTTGTCGCCAAGGTCAAAGAGCAGGCTTTGGGTCAAGATGTCCTAAAAGAGCTTGCACCTGGTCAAGCTTTTGTCAAAATCGTCTATGATGAGCTGACTGAGATGATGGGCAGCGCCAATCAGACGCTTGAGATGACTGGCAAGCCGCCGATGGTGTATCTGCTGGCAGGTCTGCAAGGTGCGGGTAAGACGACGACAGCAGGTAAGCTTGCTAAGTTTTTGCAAGAAAAACAAAATAAAAAAGTCATGCTAGTCTCTGCCGATGTCTATCGTCCTGCAGCGATCAAGCAGCTTGAGCAGGTGGCAGGGCAGGTTAAGGCAAGCTTTGTGCCATCAAGCAGTGATGAAAAGCCGATCGACATCGCGCATCGTGCGATTAACGAAGCGAAATTACAATATCAAGATATTCTCATCATCGATACCGCAGGTCGCTTGCACATCGACGATGAGATGATGGACGAGATTAAAGAGCTTGCCGCGGCGGTCAATCCTGTTGAGACGCTGTTCGTCGTCGATGCGATGACAGGTCAAGATGCGGCAAATACCGCTAAAGCATTCAATGATGCACTGCCTTTGACAGGTGTAATCTTGACCAAGACTGATGGCGATGCCCGTGGTGGTGCGGCATTGTCAGTGCGTGCGATTACCGGTAAGCCGATTAAGTTCTTGGGTCGCGGTGAGAAGCTAGATGCGCTTGAATTATTCCACCCTGAGCGTATCGCCCAGCGTATCTTGGGTATGGGTGATGTGCTGAGTTTGGTCGAAGAAGTTGAACAAAAACTTGACCGCGAAAAAGCCGAAAAAATGGCGAAAAAGATGCAAAAAGGCGGCGAGTTCGACCTTGAAGATCTTTTGACCCAATTTCAACAAATGCGTAATCTTGGCGGCATGGCAGGTTTTCTAGATAAAATGCCAGGTCTTGGCGGTGCGGACATCCAAAAGGCGATGGCAGAAGCTAAGCCTGAAGAGAAAATCAAAGAAATGGAAGCCTTGATTCACTCAATGACCCCATTTGAGCGCCAAAATCCTGATCGCATTACCCCAAGCCGTAAGCGTCGTATCGCGGCAGGTTCTGGTCGCCAAATCCAAGATGTCAATCGCCTGCTCAAGCAGCACAAGCAGATGGCAAAAATGATGAAAATGATCAGTCGTCCAGATGGCATCGGTAAGATGATGAAAGCTGTGCAAGGTTTGACGCGTGGTATGTCAGGCGGCGGCCCATTGTTTGGCAATAAAGGCGGTGATGCGAGCGCTGCCCCAAGCATGGCAGAGATGCAAAAATCGATGCAGGATCTGGGCTTGAACCCAAATGATATGCCAAGCATGGAAGAAATGCAGAAAAAAATGCAAGAATTGGGCGGTCAGCTGCCACCACAATTTAAAAAGCGTTTTTGA